Proteins encoded in a region of the Campylobacter geochelonis genome:
- a CDS encoding proton-conducting transporter transmembrane domain-containing protein, with product MISVYVLFLISSLVSILLYNVPKMAVKVGFGLSAVSCFYGMSHFVISMGKNDSFVMFGNFLFSPNFALTPLGNFFSFVVVFIGFASSVYGMSYAKEYINKANIGVFACLFNLFILSMLLVISANNVFCFIVLWELMTLVSSFLILVNDGKGTLKAVMIYLGIAQVGAFCITCGLLLMAYYAGSAEFSAFANLAMPLPVCVAIFILFLVGFGSKAGMWPFHVWLPLAHPAAPSNVSALMSGVMIKVALFALVKFTLFLPISIYFGLAILILGAASSLFGVLYALCQHDYKALLAYHSVENIGIILLGFGTGIYGVAAGNATLGAIGFLAGCYHVVNHAIFKGLLFLCAGSVLHATHTRDMDVLGGLAKKMPWTSVGMFIGIMGIAALPPVNGFVSEWFTYQGMLQGAMSEGIFTRYIFTLSVVALALTGVLVGMHLKLYAVIFAGTPRDKKIWENAKESPVGMILGMLILMIGCVGFGIGANFIVSYIMQAVNSITPSTYSANLGATLVTSPLGSAISTPLIAIVLCSTMILPFLILAVMKANRTKPRETDPWACGFKYSSRMQMTGGPFTGDLRKVVDWLFKGHKKIVTNGYFSPVEYHNHPQDIWWSLIYKPIIEFIKMLAQKIGVFQNGYANVYTLYILIYLCVILAVSYFVI from the coding sequence ATGATAAGTGTTTATGTTTTATTTCTTATAAGTTCACTTGTTAGCATTTTGCTTTATAACGTTCCAAAAATGGCTGTTAAAGTTGGCTTTGGACTTAGCGCGGTAAGTTGTTTTTATGGCATGAGCCATTTTGTGATTAGTATGGGTAAAAATGATAGCTTTGTTATGTTTGGAAATTTTTTATTTTCTCCAAATTTTGCACTAACTCCGCTAGGAAATTTCTTCAGTTTTGTTGTTGTTTTTATAGGTTTTGCAAGTAGTGTTTATGGTATGAGTTATGCTAAAGAGTATATAAATAAAGCAAACATAGGTGTATTTGCTTGCTTGTTTAACCTTTTTATCCTTTCTATGCTTTTAGTAATTAGCGCAAATAATGTCTTTTGTTTTATTGTTCTTTGGGAACTTATGACTCTTGTTTCATCATTTTTGATTTTAGTAAATGATGGGAAAGGCACACTAAAAGCAGTGATGATATACTTAGGCATAGCGCAAGTTGGAGCATTTTGCATTACTTGTGGGTTGCTTTTAATGGCATATTATGCCGGTAGTGCAGAATTTAGCGCATTTGCAAATCTTGCCATGCCACTACCTGTTTGTGTGGCGATTTTTATTTTATTTTTGGTTGGATTTGGTAGCAAGGCTGGTATGTGGCCATTTCATGTGTGGCTTCCTCTAGCTCACCCAGCAGCACCTTCAAATGTATCTGCCTTGATGAGTGGAGTTATGATAAAGGTTGCTTTGTTTGCGCTGGTTAAATTTACGCTATTTTTACCAATAAGTATATATTTTGGGCTTGCTATATTAATCCTTGGTGCTGCAAGTTCGCTTTTTGGTGTTTTATATGCACTTTGTCAGCATGATTATAAAGCACTTCTTGCTTATCACTCAGTTGAGAATATAGGTATTATTTTGCTTGGTTTTGGAACTGGAATTTATGGCGTTGCGGCTGGAAATGCTACTCTTGGTGCAATCGGCTTTTTAGCTGGATGCTATCATGTGGTAAATCATGCGATATTTAAAGGATTGTTGTTTTTATGTGCTGGTTCGGTTTTACACGCGACTCATACAAGAGATATGGACGTGCTTGGCGGACTTGCTAAAAAAATGCCATGGACTTCGGTTGGTATGTTTATAGGAATTATGGGAATAGCAGCTCTTCCTCCGGTTAATGGCTTTGTCTCTGAGTGGTTTACATATCAAGGCATGCTTCAAGGTGCGATGAGTGAAGGAATTTTTACAAGATATATATTTACTTTATCAGTAGTTGCGCTTGCTTTAACCGGAGTTTTAGTTGGAATGCACTTAAAGCTATATGCGGTAATTTTTGCAGGAACTCCACGAGATAAGAAAATTTGGGAAAATGCAAAAGAAAGTCCAGTGGGTATGATTTTAGGAATGCTTATCTTGATGATAGGTTGTGTTGGTTTTGGTATAGGAGCAAATTTTATAGTTTCTTATATAATGCAAGCTGTAAATTCAATCACTCCAAGCACTTACTCTGCAAATTTAGGCGCTACTTTAGTGACTTCACCATTAGGTAGTGCTATCTCTACACCGCTTATTGCTATTGTGCTTTGTTCAACTATGATTTTGCCTTTTTTGATTTTAGCTGTAATGAAAGCAAACAGAACAAAACCTAGAGAGACTGATCCGTGGGCTTGCGGATTTAAGTATAGTTCGCGTATGCAGATGACTGGCGGACCTTTTACTGGTGATTTAAGAAAGGTGGTTGATTGGCTATTTAAAGGACATAAAAAAATAGTGACAAATGGGTACTTTAGCCCAGTAGAGTATCATAACCACCCACAAGATATATGGTGGAGTTTGATATATAAACCGATAATAGAATTTATTAAAATGCTAGCTCAAAAGATAGGTGTTTTTCAAAATGGATATGCAAATGTATATACGCTTTATATCTTAATCTATCTTTGCGTAATCCTTGCAGTTAGCTACTTTGTGATTTAG
- a CDS encoding 4Fe-4S dicluster domain-containing protein, producing the protein MKQHKFVIADYKRCIGCATCMAACFKSAYERGKLSKARLSVLREAKGVMPAQCRQCDDGPCANVCPTGALRFDDSCIELHEEICIGCKMCTIACPYGAINSSAELMPSVNYSVEPKQYLEIESQAGAKNIAIKCDMCYGKDGGPACVDVCPTSALIMIDPLTNHHKLGKKIDVESASSLVKRVLTGAKISSLDSHNKGA; encoded by the coding sequence ATGAAACAGCATAAATTTGTGATTGCTGATTATAAGCGTTGTATTGGCTGTGCTACTTGTATGGCTGCATGTTTTAAAAGCGCTTATGAGAGGGGAAAGCTATCAAAAGCGCGATTAAGTGTATTAAGGGAAGCAAAAGGCGTTATGCCTGCGCAGTGTCGTCAGTGCGATGATGGGCCATGCGCTAATGTTTGTCCTACAGGTGCTCTTAGGTTTGATGATAGCTGTATCGAGCTTCATGAAGAGATTTGCATAGGCTGTAAGATGTGTACGATAGCTTGTCCATATGGCGCTATTAACTCAAGTGCAGAGCTTATGCCATCGGTTAATTACTCAGTTGAACCAAAGCAATATCTTGAGATAGAATCCCAAGCTGGAGCTAAAAATATAGCCATAAAGTGCGATATGTGTTATGGAAAAGATGGCGGTCCAGCTTGCGTTGATGTGTGTCCTACAAGTGCACTTATCATGATAGATCCTTTAACAAATCATCACAAACTAGGCAAAAAGATTGATGTTGAGTCTGCAAGTAGTCTTGTTAAAAGAGTGCTAACTGGTGCGAAAATATCTAGCTTAGATAGCCATAATAAAGGAGCTTAG
- a CDS encoding FTR1 family iron permease, with translation MKNIYKIALLFLFPILLFAKTDYALEAKNIEDTFVKVIEVYKAGDIQKAKELTQTAYFSHFENLEGGIRINLSAKKSYSMEAQFGQIRKAIVAKAPVEEIEAKIANLTKEIDEVLPIIEAGTRLVGEYSDSSSNTLAKQTDATKTSNLANQNAQPSKQSQPTQTSQNENENQNANQTAQNPWNAVYSDILAKLQVVKDDFKNKKFDDLKLNLNNEIKFNLYRNTQLEIAIRKYISQNFDQQIQQIMGSLISNSPTFTQDKFDLYMKDLDDLLKTAVAKLPSESYALAPKVEIKEEKSVDFAPVVKNIATKLALSLEKYKNGEVNDAISDSQDIYFDEYEASGMENKVGAIDINLKTSTEASFSKIVALMKSGADATRVKEAQDELISKLNASLEKTSGSNSPLALFLYSLTIILREGFEALIIVAAVVAYLVKTGNQNRLSIVYSSLSTAVVLSFVVAYLANLMFENAGQSREVIEGATMLVAVLLLFYVGFWLLSNAGAKKWNTYIKGHIASSLSSGSSKALWWTVFLAVFREGAETVLFYQALIFDAKTPSLLFMVAAGFVVGLVLLIIVYFVFKFSAVKIPIRPFFLITSTIIFYMSIVFTGKGVMELVEGKVFIPTHINGALTIEWLGVYPYYESLVPQLILLAILVIGIFIMKAKAKIS, from the coding sequence ATGAAAAATATATATAAAATCGCTTTGTTATTTTTATTTCCCATCTTGCTATTTGCAAAAACAGACTACGCGCTTGAAGCAAAAAACATCGAAGATACCTTTGTAAAAGTGATAGAAGTTTATAAAGCAGGAGATATCCAAAAGGCAAAAGAGCTTACGCAAACTGCGTATTTTAGCCACTTTGAAAATTTAGAGGGCGGAATTCGTATAAATTTATCAGCTAAAAAATCATACTCCATGGAAGCGCAATTTGGTCAAATCAGAAAAGCCATAGTTGCTAAAGCTCCAGTTGAGGAGATTGAAGCAAAGATAGCAAATTTAACCAAAGAAATCGATGAAGTTTTGCCAATTATCGAAGCTGGAACAAGACTTGTTGGCGAGTATAGCGACAGCTCTTCAAACACTTTAGCAAAGCAAACAGATGCTACTAAAACATCAAATTTAGCAAACCAAAACGCTCAACCATCAAAGCAAAGCCAACCAACCCAAACAAGCCAAAACGAAAATGAAAACCAAAACGCAAATCAAACAGCTCAAAACCCGTGGAACGCGGTTTATAGCGATATTTTAGCTAAACTTCAAGTTGTTAAAGATGATTTTAAAAACAAAAAATTTGATGATTTGAAGCTGAATTTAAATAACGAGATTAAATTTAACCTCTACCGAAACACTCAGCTTGAAATCGCTATTAGAAAGTATATCTCACAAAATTTCGACCAGCAAATTCAGCAAATCATGGGAAGCCTTATCTCAAACTCACCTACTTTCACTCAAGATAAATTTGATTTGTATATGAAAGATTTAGATGATTTGCTAAAAACTGCAGTTGCTAAGCTTCCTAGCGAGTCTTACGCGCTTGCTCCAAAAGTAGAAATCAAGGAAGAAAAATCAGTTGATTTTGCTCCTGTGGTTAAAAACATCGCAACCAAACTTGCTCTTAGCCTAGAAAAATACAAAAATGGCGAAGTAAACGACGCTATTAGCGACTCTCAAGACATATATTTTGATGAGTATGAAGCAAGCGGGATGGAGAATAAAGTTGGTGCGATTGATATAAATTTAAAAACCTCAACCGAAGCAAGCTTTAGTAAAATCGTAGCATTGATGAAAAGTGGCGCAGACGCTACAAGAGTAAAAGAGGCTCAAGATGAGCTAATATCAAAGCTTAACGCAAGCTTAGAAAAAACAAGCGGTTCAAACAGTCCATTGGCTTTGTTTTTATACTCACTGACAATTATCCTAAGAGAGGGTTTTGAAGCCCTTATCATCGTAGCTGCTGTGGTTGCATATCTCGTAAAAACAGGAAACCAAAACCGACTTAGCATAGTTTATAGCTCACTAAGCACTGCTGTTGTGCTTAGCTTTGTTGTTGCATATCTTGCAAATTTGATGTTTGAAAACGCAGGTCAAAGCAGAGAAGTCATCGAAGGAGCTACCATGCTAGTAGCGGTGCTGCTACTATTTTATGTTGGGTTTTGGCTTCTTTCAAACGCAGGAGCTAAAAAGTGGAATACCTATATAAAAGGTCATATCGCTTCAAGCCTAAGTAGTGGCTCAAGCAAGGCACTTTGGTGGACTGTGTTTTTAGCTGTATTTAGAGAAGGAGCTGAGACTGTGCTGTTTTATCAAGCTTTGATTTTTGATGCAAAAACGCCAAGCCTTTTGTTTATGGTTGCGGCTGGTTTTGTTGTCGGGCTTGTACTTTTGATAATAGTCTATTTTGTATTTAAATTTAGCGCAGTTAAAATCCCGATTCGACCATTTTTCCTTATCACATCGACAATCATCTTTTATATGTCGATTGTCTTTACCGGAAAAGGCGTTATGGAGCTAGTTGAAGGAAAAGTCTTTATCCCGACTCATATAAACGGCGCTTTAACGATTGAGTGGCTAGGAGTTTATCCATATTATGAGAGTTTAGTGCCTCAACTTATACTTTTAGCGATTTTAGTTATCGGTATATTTATAATGAAAGCAAAAGCAAAAATTAGTTAA
- a CDS encoding iron transporter — MNKLVCATLALGLTSVMSFAAEHPIGDPVEMNNMEIAAVYLQPIDMEPKGIDLAPSLSDIHLEADIHATKGNPNGFGEGEWIPYLKIAYELKNTDNGKIKTGTLMPMVASDGPHYGANLKMDGGVGNYELKFMIDNPEKQGFGRHADKATGVAKWFAPFTASYTFKYTGAPKE; from the coding sequence ATGAACAAATTAGTTTGCGCTACTTTAGCGTTAGGTCTTACAAGTGTTATGAGTTTTGCAGCAGAGCATCCAATCGGCGATCCAGTTGAGATGAACAACATGGAAATAGCAGCAGTATATCTTCAACCAATCGACATGGAACCAAAAGGCATCGACCTTGCTCCAAGCCTTTCAGATATCCACTTAGAAGCTGATATCCACGCTACTAAAGGAAACCCAAACGGTTTTGGCGAGGGCGAGTGGATACCATATCTAAAAATCGCTTATGAGTTAAAAAACACAGATAACGGCAAAATCAAAACCGGAACTTTAATGCCGATGGTAGCAAGCGATGGGCCTCACTATGGCGCTAACCTTAAAATGGATGGTGGCGTTGGTAACTATGAGCTTAAATTTATGATAGACAATCCTGAAAAACAAGGCTTTGGTCGCCACGCTGATAAAGCAACTGGCGTTGCAAAATGGTTTGCTCCATTTACAGCAAGTTATACATTTAAATACACCGGCGCTCCAAAAGAGTAG
- a CDS encoding Fe-S-containing protein has protein sequence MSIYLVHVLLAFLAPAFVGAVLTPKGESFKNIYKAIIFAIIGFLIFKACKHALIDQKVIFFVNLALILVLVLCFVALFFKSKIFRLVCICLLFIAQGFIYGEIGSNFPVFQGELLDSLSLTSLFLIAFGLILVVCFYFIVYLCQNQKLKFSLFLLSIVLLIVDRAGFLVLFLMQNGVVKTYTSLLSIVAKVIYFNGFLPYIFSFFAFIIVLFEFLSRPKSAIKSEVGSIKFRQIKAARSKANGLLVWVILVCALNSSFMLYFYLIASAPPKISTPTLVQPVNGEFKFDVSVLKDNKLHRYAYVTDTGHEVRFFLLNRYADKSSPIIVFDACSICGDMGYVKKGNDLICISCNVRIFLPSVGKAGGCNPIPMEYSYDGKTISVKQKTLEDGAVFFTKIVEKMVTDPVSLEKVSNIKTKFTYLYYGKTYFFKTQENMDKFSTNPELYVTTDGRLKERK, from the coding sequence ATGTCGATTTATCTAGTTCATGTACTGTTAGCATTTTTAGCACCAGCGTTTGTTGGTGCGGTTTTAACGCCAAAAGGCGAGAGTTTTAAAAACATCTATAAGGCTATAATCTTTGCTATTATAGGTTTTTTGATTTTTAAGGCTTGCAAACACGCGCTAATTGATCAAAAAGTTATATTTTTTGTAAATTTAGCTTTGATTTTGGTGCTTGTGCTTTGCTTTGTGGCTTTGTTTTTTAAAAGCAAAATTTTTAGACTCGTTTGCATATGCTTGCTTTTTATAGCGCAAGGCTTTATTTACGGCGAGATTGGTTCAAATTTTCCAGTTTTTCAAGGCGAGCTTTTAGACTCACTTAGTTTAACAAGCCTGTTTTTAATCGCTTTTGGCTTGATTTTAGTAGTTTGTTTTTATTTTATCGTCTATCTTTGCCAAAACCAAAAGCTTAAATTTAGCCTTTTTTTACTTAGTATAGTTTTGCTTATCGTTGATAGAGCTGGGTTTTTAGTGTTATTTTTAATGCAAAATGGAGTTGTTAAAACCTATACAAGTTTGCTTTCAATAGTTGCAAAAGTTATTTATTTTAACGGCTTTTTGCCATATATTTTTAGCTTTTTTGCATTTATTATCGTTTTATTTGAATTTTTATCTCGCCCAAAAAGTGCCATAAAAAGCGAAGTTGGAAGTATTAAATTTCGCCAAATCAAAGCAGCAAGAAGCAAAGCAAACGGACTTTTAGTTTGGGTTATCTTAGTTTGTGCACTAAATTCATCTTTTATGCTATATTTTTATCTAATCGCTTCCGCGCCGCCAAAAATTTCAACCCCAACTCTAGTCCAACCAGTTAATGGCGAGTTTAAATTTGATGTTAGCGTCTTAAAAGACAACAAACTTCATCGCTACGCTTATGTAACCGATACTGGGCATGAAGTTAGGTTTTTTCTTTTAAACAGATACGCTGATAAAAGCTCTCCTATTATCGTTTTTGATGCTTGTAGCATTTGTGGAGATATGGGCTATGTTAAAAAGGGAAATGATTTGATTTGTATCTCTTGTAATGTACGAATTTTCCTACCTTCAGTTGGAAAAGCAGGAGGTTGTAATCCCATACCTATGGAGTATAGTTATGATGGCAAGACAATTAGCGTAAAACAAAAAACGCTAGAAGATGGCGCTGTATTTTTTACAAAAATAGTCGAAAAAATGGTAACCGATCCAGTTAGCTTAGAAAAAGTTAGCAACATAAAGACTAAATTTACATATCTATACTATGGCAAAACATACTTTTTCAAAACTCAAGAAAATATGGATAAATTTAGCACAAATCCAGAGCTTTACGTTACAACAGATGGTAGACTAAAGGAGAGAAAATGA
- a CDS encoding ABC transporter permease: MIFTMIKNSLFRAKAQKFLAFITVGLSVALIACMLNMTLKIGDEVAKELRGYGSNIVVLPKSNALSVEIGGKEYSPLKNEDYLKEADLHHIKEIFWRNNIVAFAPFLDGKVKSGDKIYSIQGTYFDKNVPISDENDYKTGVTQLNIFWHVDGEYPKDDSLTSVIVGDRLAQKDGIKVGDKLNLANHEVSVTGILHGADTQKNQVVMSLKLAQILLDKPGLINKAEVSAMTIPENDLSVRARRNLDSLDSVEYDKWYCSAYVSSIAYQISEEFPSSLAKGVLSVSQTQSGITQKIQSLMGIVSIIALLISSIGITSLMSSEIYRRTKEIGLLKAIGASNFSIYLNFCLEMVVVGVIASMFGVILGYALSFALFYQIFDSFVGFSFMVLPLCVAFGVLICILGSILPLKSVIDILPAKALYGRK; the protein is encoded by the coding sequence ATGATTTTTACGATGATAAAAAACTCGCTATTTCGCGCTAAAGCACAAAAATTTCTAGCCTTTATCACAGTTGGACTTAGCGTTGCACTGATAGCTTGTATGTTAAATATGACTTTAAAAATCGGCGATGAGGTAGCAAAAGAGCTAAGAGGATATGGCTCAAACATCGTAGTTTTACCAAAAAGTAACGCGCTAAGCGTTGAGATTGGCGGTAAAGAGTACTCGCCGCTTAAAAATGAAGATTATCTAAAAGAGGCAGACTTGCACCACATAAAAGAGATTTTTTGGCGAAATAACATCGTAGCATTTGCACCTTTTTTAGATGGCAAGGTAAAAAGTGGCGATAAAATTTATAGCATTCAAGGAACTTATTTTGATAAAAATGTCCCTATAAGCGATGAAAACGACTACAAAACCGGCGTAACTCAACTAAATATCTTTTGGCATGTAGATGGAGAGTATCCAAAAGATGATAGCCTAACAAGCGTTATAGTTGGCGATAGATTAGCGCAAAAAGATGGTATAAAAGTGGGCGATAAGCTAAATTTAGCAAACCACGAAGTAAGCGTTACTGGCATACTTCATGGCGCTGATACGCAAAAAAATCAAGTTGTAATGAGCCTAAAACTAGCCCAAATTTTACTAGATAAACCAGGTCTTATAAACAAGGCTGAAGTTAGCGCGATGACAATCCCAGAAAACGATCTCTCAGTTCGCGCAAGAAGAAATCTTGATAGCCTTGATAGCGTTGAGTATGATAAGTGGTATTGCTCTGCTTATGTAAGCTCAATAGCCTACCAAATCAGCGAAGAGTTCCCATCTAGCCTTGCAAAAGGCGTGCTAAGTGTGAGCCAAACACAAAGCGGAATAACACAAAAAATCCAAAGCCTAATGGGTATAGTTAGCATAATCGCTTTACTTATCTCAAGTATCGGCATAACTTCGCTTATGAGTAGTGAAATTTACAGGCGTACCAAAGAAATCGGACTTTTAAAAGCTATTGGCGCTTCAAATTTTAGCATTTATCTAAATTTTTGTTTAGAAATGGTCGTCGTTGGAGTGATAGCAAGTATGTTTGGCGTGATTTTAGGATATGCGCTTTCCTTTGCTTTGTTTTATCAAATTTTTGACTCATTTGTTGGTTTTAGTTTTATGGTGTTGCCACTGTGCGTTGCATTTGGCGTGTTAATTTGTATTTTAGGTTCGATTTTACCGCTTAAAAGCGTTATAGATATTTTACCAGCAAAGGCTTTATATGGACGCAAATAA
- a CDS encoding ABC transporter permease: MDANKIFFINSILKSFKNSGLRSLVIFIAIMIGACVSSAFINVYADIDAKVSKELNSYGANLIISPSDFEKENFISEKNLSLAFSKIPKELVLAQGKFLFSSANIGTTSAVVMGVNFESLKKVMPYLDLQSGKMINLDFDNKNALIGVNLAKIAGFKVGDEVEIKNSFDNNVIKVRIKGVVYDGEKEDNLLIISLSLAQEFFKKDGLINYSNAIINTDFQNLSQISKNLSNKQIHFEPVSKISKSQGAILDKIKLLMALISIIILIITAICVNTSLSSILLSRLKEIALLRAIGASKKNILNLYTGEIFTLALLASIVGAFAGFLLAQILGEAIFSSTINFRFISVVVAIIVSLVFAFLASFYPIKKALNANMANLLRGE; encoded by the coding sequence ATGGACGCAAATAAGATATTTTTTATAAATTCAATCCTTAAAAGCTTTAAAAACTCAGGTCTTAGAAGCCTTGTGATTTTTATAGCCATTATGATAGGAGCGTGCGTAAGCTCGGCATTTATCAACGTTTATGCAGATATCGACGCAAAAGTTAGCAAAGAGTTAAATAGCTATGGCGCAAACCTTATCATAAGCCCAAGCGATTTTGAAAAGGAAAATTTCATATCAGAAAAAAATCTATCTTTAGCATTTTCTAAAATCCCAAAAGAGCTTGTCTTAGCACAGGGCAAATTTCTTTTCTCAAGCGCTAATATCGGCACAACCTCAGCTGTTGTAATGGGCGTAAATTTTGAAAGTTTAAAAAAGGTTATGCCATATTTAGATTTGCAAAGCGGAAAGATGATAAATTTAGACTTTGATAACAAAAACGCGCTAATTGGAGTAAATTTAGCCAAAATCGCTGGTTTTAAAGTCGGCGATGAAGTTGAGATAAAAAACTCATTTGATAACAATGTCATAAAAGTCCGCATAAAAGGCGTTGTTTATGATGGAGAAAAAGAGGATAACTTGCTTATCATCTCGCTCTCTCTTGCACAAGAATTTTTCAAAAAAGATGGGCTTATAAACTACTCAAACGCCATCATAAACACAGATTTTCAAAACCTAAGCCAAATTTCAAAAAACTTATCAAACAAACAAATCCACTTTGAACCGGTAAGTAAAATTTCAAAATCACAAGGCGCTATACTAGATAAAATCAAGCTTTTAATGGCGCTAATTAGCATAATTATACTTATCATAACCGCTATTTGTGTAAATACAAGTCTTAGTAGCATTCTTCTTTCTCGCTTAAAAGAGATTGCGCTTCTTAGAGCAATCGGAGCAAGTAAGAAAAATATACTAAATTTATACACTGGCGAGATTTTTACTCTAGCATTGCTTGCTTCGATAGTTGGGGCTTTTGCTGGGTTTTTGTTGGCTCAAATTTTAGGTGAAGCGATTTTTAGCTCAACTATAAATTTCCGCTTTATAAGCGTGGTTGTGGCGATTATCGTTTCGCTTGTTTTTGCGTTTTTAGCAAGCTTTTATCCGATAAAAAAAGCACTAAATGCAAATATGGCAAATTTATTAAGAGGTGAATGA
- a CDS encoding ABC transporter ATP-binding protein gives MMEILKTDGICKYFGDTTALENITFSANKGEWVSIMGPSGSGKSTLVNILSLMDNPSEGKYLINGKDASNLSPEDVLKFRREEIGLVFQQFHLIPYLNALENVMLAQYYHSSVDVDDAKKALQNVGLAHRLDHLPSQLSGGEQQRVCIARALINDPEIIIADEPTGNLDEENERVVLELFCKLRSMGKTLLLITHNPELGKFGDKIVYLKHGKIDKIIAGEAGFCANKTDEGQ, from the coding sequence ATGATGGAAATTTTAAAAACAGATGGAATTTGTAAGTATTTTGGCGATACGACTGCCTTAGAAAATATAACTTTTAGCGCAAACAAAGGCGAATGGGTAAGCATAATGGGACCAAGTGGAAGTGGTAAAAGCACACTTGTAAATATCCTTTCTTTGATGGATAACCCAAGCGAAGGAAAGTATTTGATAAATGGCAAAGATGCTTCAAATTTAAGCCCTGAAGATGTGCTTAAATTTAGAAGAGAGGAAATCGGACTTGTCTTTCAACAATTTCATCTCATACCATATCTAAACGCGCTTGAAAACGTGATGTTAGCGCAGTATTATCACAGTAGCGTTGATGTGGATGATGCTAAAAAAGCACTTCAAAACGTTGGACTTGCACATAGGCTAGATCACTTGCCAAGCCAACTAAGTGGAGGCGAACAACAGCGCGTTTGTATAGCAAGAGCGCTTATAAACGATCCAGAAATCATCATCGCAGATGAACCAACTGGAAATTTAGATGAAGAGAACGAAAGAGTCGTTTTAGAGCTATTTTGCAAGTTAAGAAGTATGGGAAAAACGCTTTTGCTTATCACGCACAACCCAGAACTTGGTAAATTTGGCGATAAAATAGTCTATCTAAAACACGGTAAAATCGATAAAATCATAGCTGGCGAGGCTGGATTTTGTGCTAATAAAACAGATGAAGGACAGTAA
- a CDS encoding TlpA family protein disulfide reductase has product MKKFAFLVVVGLIFAGCFDLSKQHHMALNDENGIDTNYDASKKELKIAGLNEPFLLFFYSTDCVACMAQIPALNNIAKEYKDKIKVIGLMGGRSDDLNTQLSEFKKKGVDFLTIANRKSVDYFSDVVGGVYGTPTTYVFSKNGEIKKRFLGLVPQSVIENEIKILL; this is encoded by the coding sequence ATGAAAAAATTTGCTTTTTTGGTTGTGGTTGGATTAATTTTTGCGGGTTGCTTTGATCTAAGCAAACAGCACCACATGGCGCTAAATGATGAAAATGGCATAGATACAAACTACGATGCGAGCAAAAAAGAGCTTAAAATCGCAGGTTTAAATGAGCCATTTTTGCTCTTTTTTTACAGCACAGACTGCGTTGCGTGCATGGCGCAAATTCCAGCACTAAATAACATAGCAAAAGAGTATAAAGACAAGATAAAAGTCATAGGTTTAATGGGTGGACGAAGTGATGATTTAAACACTCAACTAAGTGAATTTAAGAAAAAAGGGGTTGATTTTTTAACTATAGCTAACCGCAAATCAGTCGATTACTTTTCTGATGTGGTTGGCGGAGTTTATGGGACTCCAACGACATATGTTTTTAGTAAAAATGGCGAGATAAAAAAACGATTTTTAGGGCTTGTTCCACAAAGTGTGATAGAAAATGAGATAAAAATTCTGCTTTAA
- a CDS encoding FeoA family protein, translating into MSVLKTFGLDTIEAGKSCKIVKLSAKDKLLQKLLDMGFVNGATIEVVREAPLYDPMELRIHNYILTLRKSEAALIEVYECN; encoded by the coding sequence ATGAGTGTGCTAAAAACATTTGGACTAGATACAATCGAAGCTGGAAAATCATGCAAAATAGTAAAACTAAGCGCTAAAGACAAACTTTTACAAAAACTTTTGGATATGGGTTTTGTAAACGGAGCTACCATAGAAGTGGTAAGAGAAGCTCCACTTTATGACCCTATGGAACTTAGAATTCACAACTACATTTTAACACTTAGAAAGAGCGAAGCAGCGTTAATCGAGGTTTACGAATGCAACTAA